A region of the Salvia splendens isolate huo1 chromosome 11, SspV2, whole genome shotgun sequence genome:
CATAACAAGctttcccaaaaaaaaaaatgaactcAGTTTCAATATGGAGAAATGCTTGTGCCAATTTCCATGATGATAAGAAATCCAAAAATCATGCATAAGGAAGTAAACTCTATACAATCCCATATAGGTTTGTGCATTGTTCAAACAAATCGAGTATCGACACAAAAATCTAAGTAGCAATGATGTAGTTCTGTTATGTAGCGCTAGAAGTCACTGAAGGTAATATAAACATTAGAAAAATTGTGTTCGAATAATGATGTCCCAAGTAAAATCACTTAATTTATCAAAAGGAACTTCATAGGCAGGTCTAGTGACAATGTGACATGTCATCATTCCTTTTTTAAAATTGCTTTTGAACCAGTTATGAAGTTTATGGCAATTTATTAAATGCTTTGATTGATAGCAGATGTTAGCTAGAAGATGTTAAAAGGAAATATGAACTAGTATGAAAACGAATAACACTTGTATGGATAAAAGAAAGTAAACAAAAGATTATTATGGAAATAGATAAACTAATTCAGATAAATTATGAAGAGTACCTCCATAATATGATTCGATGGAAATGGCCAATGTGCCTGACAAACAACAATTGTCGCAGAGTAAGAAAAGTTGACTAATGATAATGTAATATCTGATTGAATgaaggtgtgtgtgtgttaaTGCGATTACTTTGGCAAGGTTGAATCACTGTGAAGTTTGTGTTACAGCCAAATCGTCTATATCACTAAAGAAGGGAAATTTGAGGGAATCGTGTAGGTGAAGCTCCGGTAGATAGGTGTAAAACGAATATTGGCAGCTACATATTCAGGCAGAGATGTTTCTAGCAGAGCATCTCCTAAAAGTTTTCTTACAGCTTTCTCACACTCTCATTGGTAAGAACAATTATTACCTGAGTCGAACCAGTGTCATGATTATCTAGAAATGTGACagcccttgaaggccaccatCCCATGACACCTGGAGGCTGCCCTTTAGGATCACGCAAGCGCCAGAGTTCTCCTTTAACAGCTTGCTAAAAGCAATACAATAACATATAATTTAGAAAGATGAAAGAACTCTGAAGTGATTAATTCAGTGTCTGTTGCACAGTGGAAACAGTTAAAATCATAATTTGGCTGCTAATGAGAAAGGAAAAAGAATCTTAAAGAATTTTAAcaagtaataaataaattacctGCAGAATCCCCTTTGTTGTGAAGTCAAATGCAGCTGATTGTTGTCCTGTGCTATCAATCCAGTTAATAATCCTTTGCCTGTGGCTATCTGCAAAAGAATTGAGGTAGAGAAAATGAAAAGGCCTTCGAGATCAACAAACAAGTATAACAATTACAAAAGAAATACTgatgaaaaagtagaaagaAACTAACAACTGGCAAACTCCAACAATCAAACTTAATTTTCTAgagaaaaaagagaaggaaatggAGCTCTGCATTAGCAAATTCACGAAAATGTAATACTCTAGAGAACTCATAAGTATTTATGAAGAACCTTATACCTTGATTATACTCCAAATATGTCCCTTTGTAGTTGCAAGAATCCCAATATTCCCCAACAGAAAAGATCGGCTTTGCACCCTCGATGTATTCTTTCACGTATTTTGGAGAATAACTAGACAGGTGAACAAACAGATGAATTGAAAAGGACTGGCATAATATATATGGTGTGAAGTTCTTGAAAACCTGAATGTAGTGCATACCCTCTAGCGAAATCGAAGCGAAAATCCTGGAACCCAACACTATTCCTTAACCATCGTAGCCAGTCTTTAATGTCTTTTCTTACAAAGTCTTGTGTATGATCAATATTTGGGACCCCGTTAAAGTTATCCCCTGTACTTTTGTTCCCCTAATGGTTGATCAATGCAGAGAATGTTAGTGTGTTAGAGAATTATCAATTATTAACATGAAATAACATAGACATCATCATACAATTCTATCACATTTAACCATAGTTTTCAGGTTAAAAAACTTTTGTAATTTCATACTAAGATATTAATGAATGTGTCTCGCCAACTTAAGGAATGGAGTATTTAGTTATCCAGCTGTCTTCAGGAATCTGCATACCGAGTATGCCCCACAGACCAACATTTCTCAAGTAATTGGATTAAGCACTATATATTAATAAGAAGTTGTTGCAATACTCAGATGGGTTATGGAAAATTCAACCTTACTTCAGAGTTCAGAGTAGAACTATTAAAGCTTGTTAGCTAAGCATTGTAATCACCTTTCCTCCAGTGCAGCAAGTAACAGCTCGTTCATCCCATGATAATGGGATTCCATCATAACGATTGTACATTCCATAATGCCCTTGTGGGTCCCAACTCGATGATTTATAACTATATCAGCCATTGCTCTTACTTTGTGTGTTTTCATCTTGTTCAGTAAAGCTTTGAGCAGGTTCTCAGAACCATATGAAGAGTTAAGGGAATAAAGGTTCTGGGGAAGATAACCTGGCAGTCAGTAGAAATTTTTTGGCATAATGAGTAATATAGCTTACTCAAATAGCATAAAACTAATCATCAATTTCCATATCAACCTTCTTGTGCAAATGAATGAGTTGGTGGTGGCAACCAAGCTGATGTAAAACCAGATTTTGCTATATCAGGAATCTTTTGCTCTAAGTTCCTCCACCAATCATGTTTATGAGACTCCCAATTAAAGGCCTGCAAAGCAAATAATCACCATATAGAGACTATCTGATTAAATTACCACTTTGTTTCGATTTTTAGGTATTTGAAAAACTAAATCAAGAGCCTGAGAGAAGAATAATCCCTGACTTAACATAAATACACTCTGCGTATAGCTGGGGATCCCTAGTTAAAGATAACCACAAAACATTAAATCACCAACAGAAGGGTGAGAAAACTGTGTACTTTCTTTTGATCAGAGTAGAGAATATGAAAACAACATCAAGGAGAACTAGCCAATAACACTCAATCCGTCAACGAAAATAGCGATCCCACCCAATAGTGCAATTCAACCAACGCGTAGCATTCACAATTCATTGCTAAATTGGAAAAGTAAGCAGCCACAAAAAAAAGGCAGAAACGAAACTCCATCTAGATGTAGTTGGGAAAAGAAGAGGGGCTTCCTTCATTCAAGTTATTGATTattaaagagagaaagaaaaaagtaaataaaagaaaagatgaAGAACAACAAGTGTGagaataaaaaaagtacaaaaataaaTGTTAATAAATGTTATTTGCTAGAAGTATTACTATCGACTTATTGTTATTGCAAATAAATCATGTCATAGGAATACCTATGTTGATAATATCATATCGaaaagtagtaattaataaaaaagaaagtcaTGTTTGTAATATCAATACTACTACTCCTATATTACTTCTaatattttatactaataattaaataaattaattaattaatattcatttatttaattatatacatctCAGCCAAGAAAGAGCCCAATAACAAGTTATAAACATAAATAGGTGCAGGATACGAATATTAGGTTAGACTTTAGgaagcagaagaagaagacggtTGCTGCTCTGCATATTTCTTCACGTCGGAACCCTAATCCGGCGGAGCTGTCAGTCAATCATGGGTAATAACATTGTTTTACTTTCACTTTGAGAACATCCAATCGGTACAATTCGTCGGCGATTGATTTCGCGAAAAAATGCTCACCTTTCGCAGGTATCTCACGGGATTCGATGCACAAGAGGCGTGCAACTGGAGGAAAGAAGAAGGCGTGGAGGAAGAAGCGAAAGTAACGTTCTCTCCTTTCTCCTtgattcagttttttttttattgaatttgattatTGTTTTCTGAATTGCTTGAATTGAGTTACTCGTTGCAATTTTGCATAGATCGATTATTTAGGGCTGCGGTATTATTTGATGCTAATCTATTGATCGGaaatcatactactattttGAAAAAGACAGTTGACTATGCTATGCCTTGTGTTCTATTTTAGTTACTATAATCGTATATAGTGCTTATTAGGTATCTGCTCTAAAATTctgaatattttaaaaattagtctATATATGAACCATATGGACAGATAGATCTAGTGAGCTATGTTGTGTCAGTAGCTATAACCATGTGTGCTGCTAGGTATGAGCTCGGAAGGCAACCGGCCAACACAAAGTTGTCGAGCAACAAGACTGTGAGAAGGGTGAGAGTTCGGGGAGGCAATGTGAAGTGGCGTGCCTTGAGGTTGGATACTGGAAACTATTCTTGGGTAGTGAAGCTGTAACCAGAAAGACCCGTATTCTCGATGTGGTTTACAATGCATCAAACAATGAGCTGGTCAGAACACAAACTCTGGTCAAGGGTGCCATTGTCCAAGTTGATGCTGCACCATTCAAGCAGTGGTACCTACAGCACTATGGAGTTGAAATCGGCCGCAAGAAGAAGGCTGCTGCCAAGAAGGAAGGAGAGGTATATCTTTGCTATCTGCACAATATACAGCTTGCCTGAcctgttatttttattaatagattGGCTGATGTTTTTTGGAAATTATAATTAGCAGTATTAATCCTTTAGCTCTTTCCCGGTTTAGGAAATCACTGAGGCAGCTGCTGCTGAAGAGGTAAAGAAAAGCAACCATGTTCAGAGAAAACTAGAGAAACGTCAGCAGGACCGAAAGATCGACGCACATATTGAAGAACAATTTGGTGGTGGTCGTCTGTTGGCAGCAATTGCCTCTCGTCCTGGCCAGTGCGGCCGATGTGACGGGTACGTGTTTACACCTGAATTTTCTAGGCAATACATGTTTCATTACGACCTGCATTAAGGCAATAAGATTGTTCTATGACCGTTTCCAGTCCATGTTGTTCATTGTGCGGGTGATGTGTCTGCCGTGATTGGTTTCATGTCATTAGCATTATTTGTAGTCAAAGTGTATGATTTAAATGTGAATCTAGCAGGGTTTCTTTATTTGTTAACGTTTATGTTTCGAGCCACTTAATTATGTTGTGTTTCCTCTCTTCTTAACCAGTTTTTAGATTTTAATCTGCATTGCTTTTTAATGAtttatttaaatgttttttttcttcttctggaAATAGGTATATTTTGGAGGGCAAGGAATTGGAATTTTACATGAAGAAACTTcagaagaagaaaggaaagggTGCAAGTAGttaaatttgaagtgtctttgtcatttcttttcctttatGTGAGGGAAACCGTATTAATTGGCTGAGGTTGTTAATTGTTATATATTGTTGCTTTCTTGGTATTCATGTTTTAGATCCTTTTTTTGGCTTGATTGTTACTATGTTTTTTGGTGCTGAGTTATGAATATTGTTGATTCTATTTCTTTAAATTAACTTGTAACCTGTCGATATTCTTTTTTGGTTACAGAAATTGCAAAGTTTAATTGCGAACTTCACTGCGGTTTATAGTACGTAACATTTAAAAGTGTATTAGAATcaaccaaaatatataaattgaaatgAATAATGTTTTCATAATTACAAgaaaaatttcctaaaataaacTCAACTATTTTCCATGTTGGGGTTTGATTAGGAATCAATCCCTAATTAAAACTAATACAAATCGCCTATAAAGTGTAGTCTCCTATACAAGTTGCAGAAGCCAAAACGCATAGAATTATCATTAATCATGAGGATGAGGAGATTTCAAACTATACCTCGTGAATTGACAACACAAATTTTATGTCAAGTAGCAGCATCCTCAGCAGCCGATATCTCTAGCATTAAGTTAAGGTAAGTATGTCTTAATTTTCACGGTTTTATAACACTATattgagtattttttattttattttttatcttgGCTATCTTGTATACATTTTATTGAATACGTACTGCAAGTTTACAACACTGCATAATACTATTTAAAGTTAAAAtagatttaaaaaatactaGCAAACACATGAAAATCTTCAATCAAGATGATCAACCGTTTCACTTGTTTCTCATTATACTATACTTTTACGTACTATCTTGActcacttttacttttcttaTGAAAAACgacattatttaatttgatttatttatttatttattgggaACACAGTTGTAAAGAATTAAGAGAAATTGCTGAAGATGAAGACGTCTACCGACATACAGGGCTCTAACATACCAGTGCTTCTCTGGACTTAGAATCATTACCATAACATGATGCTGAAAGTTTTATATGCATTCATATTCACTAATGTCTATTAATCATGATTTAAGCAAGTATATCATGCAAACATAATAAAAAACACTCTGAATTTTGAATATAGTACTTCAATTCCTATAGCTTACATTACTGAATTATGTTGAACTTACCTTTTAAACTCATATCTACTTTGTTGTCTACCATTTAGCCTGTTGAAATCAGAAGATCATAGATTAGTATACTATTCAATAAATTTCCATTCATGACATATTATGTATATTACTGCAAGAGTTCTGATTTGAAGCTTTATTTGTCCAGTTATGTTATACTAAACACTTTGATAATATGAGAATCATAGTTAAAGAAATTGAGCAGAAGTTGTTATGGCAATGAGTGTTAAACAATGCTCCAATTTTGAATGTAGTTGAATTCAATCATTCTATGCACTTGacttactttaattttttccaCTTAGAAGAATCCAGTTAAATCTATTAGACAAACTGTGTGTATTATAAAAAAGACTATAGCAATCTATCTGTGCAATCCATCCCTATCAATGTTTTTCATTAGCAAAATAGCCTCATCTTCCTGTAATTAACAATTGGACAAGGGATTAACATTATTTGAATCCTagaatttaaagaaatatatAGAAACACCATTTAAGTCCAATATTAGTATTCACAAtcctttttttttcctatttagaAACAGTGTAGAAGTTAATGAATGATCTTTTACAAGTTAAGTCTCTGAAATTAACAAACACACAGTTGATTCAGATAATTTCAATCACATACAACACTAACAAACATATAGAAACACAGTTTCTCTGTGTATATTTGATTGAATGAAATCAGTCAAAGACATGTATTCTAATAAAAACAAATCTGTATACTTTAGTATTTTGCATGTGTGAATCTCTTAACCTCATTGTTTAAACATTCAGTCAGGAAAGCATATCATGAATTAAGACTAATTTGAAGTcatttttgtaatatttacTATTAGCACATCAGTAATTTTAAGCTGAATTTTGTAAGCCTATTTTGCAGGGTTGTGATTACTGATAATCATGATAAACTGAAAGGTCTTCTTGGTTTATGTGTAGTTCTAACCTTTAAATTTCCAGCATTCCCATTATCATATCTCTCAGTTTTTACTTATCTATTAATCTATAATTCTCATAACCTTCTTCTTTATcctatgtatatatttgtttaCATAGTTTAATGTCATCATGGTTTAGAAATAGTTCTATACCTCCTAAATCTTAgcttttccattttcatttatttgtcATATTAGCCTATAATCTCTCTCTCTGGATACACATATCAAACGAATAAACAAAGAAGAAATTGAGAAAATCTGCAATAATCAGTAGTTTGCCATCTAAAACCTTCACAAATTCAAGTTCAGGTACTCATCTTCTTATTTCTGAGTTTTCTTTGCATCCTTCTGTTTCTCAAATGCCTTTATGTTGAGCTTTTAAACCTTGATCCTTCTATTGAAAAAGGCTCAAAATTCAACAATTGCATAAATATGTTTATGCATAAAAATATGACAAAAATATTGGCACAAGTACGATTTCACTCCATCTTTGAAGCTGTTTAGTAAAAATTTTAAGCATGCATAGAAGAAATTATAGTGTTATGTCTTCTATAAACATTGAGACTCATATAGAAATAAGCTGATAATTTAGATCTGGGAATGAATTAAAACTACCTCTTGGTGTTCAGGTCTCTCTAATCTTCTGGCCTTTCTTCCATCGGCTTCAATAGCGTCCGATTTCTTAATAATTGTTGCCTCATTCTTGCTTAGATTTAGTCTAATTTGTGAGAATCGtgtagaaaaatgaattttctcaGCTTTCTTAAAAAATGAATTGTTACCTTTTTATTGTTTGTGGGCttttttcaattaataattGGGCTATGATTTACTTTATTTGGGTTGTATTGTTTGAGATTTTAGTTTAATTCTTATTTGGGTTGTAGTGTTATATCTATTTGGCTACTTATTTTTGTTGTGGCATGTTTTTAGTTAATATTCTATAATAACAAAATAGTAGACGAGAACTAAATATTCAATTGTTTGCTCGGGATAAAGATTTACGGAGTTTATAATGTTGGATTCGTTTGGTCAAGgtttttttttggaattattTAGAGTACATTTATAGTCTTATCGTATCTTAAGCGGATTTAAAATCTCAACATTGTTTTTGAATATTATAAAATGTGTCTACAAATTTTTGACATTTATGGAGTAGTGTAAATTGTTGTCTAAACCGTTGTATAGTTTTACTTGCATTATTATTTTGGTCGAAATTAGTCCATTTCttaatttttgttaataataAATCAAGTccattataaatttaattatatatcagTTATTTCGATTGTACTAACCATGTGTTTGCATTTATTATGCGAAGCTAATATAGATGTATTTGTTCAAAGTTCAATAGCTAATTAGGTGATTATGTTTTGGAGGGACAAGTGTTGGCTGACCATAATATTGGGCATAAAATTTTGATTCCTCGAATGTCTTTAATTCCTTCTGATCCAAGGTTGCCATTCAAATTTCAGCGACGACAATTTTCTGTGGTTGTGtcgtatgcaatgaccattaacaaaAGTCAAGGTCAATCTTCGGCTCAAGTCGGGTTATTCTTACGAAAATCAGTCTTCAGTCATGGACAATTGTGTGTTGCTATATCTAGAGTTACGAGTCGTGCACATTTGAAGATTTTGGTTTGTAAACATGACGATGATGATAGTAGGGGTGATTCGACtgttaatgttgtttacaaagaagttttccaaaacttatgaactatcggtgtgtttttattttcttaagaTTTGGTCCCTACGTATgaatatttgttttttgttgatcaCATTTTATTGGTCCCTACATAATAtacaataattaaatatgagtattattataaatattttaataatttgccTAAAAATATACTCacttacttgagtcatttctattttttgctaaaaacaaaacatctaatctcacacactttattctttcttttacattACTCTAtcttatttctcttactttatgggctcatctactttatttaactcattaaacacaactttcttaaatccagTGCCGTAAAGAAACgtctcaagtaacgtgggacagggggagtaataaattgatagtattattttttaaaatagtttAATAGATTGAATCTATAAAAATGGTTATTTCAATGGGTTTATTGGTCACTTTTCTTTGTGAAGTTGAACAATTTTTGGTAGAGTTATCGACAGTAAAATAGCTAGATTGGACTTGATAGTGTTGGTGGTGTCGATGTTTTTTGATGTATTTCgtggattaaaaaaaaattctttgaATTATCAATTGCTATGTGCTTGGTAGAGGCAGTGATTATGTTTTAGGGTTTTCAGCTTTGATTTGTTTGACTTTTTtgtataatgtaattttttaaatatttgtgtGAGGTAAATTCACaactcatacaaaatgttttatctttattctttctccactcaactcacaaaataaaaatatttataatctCTTTCCGAAATGCTTTATTTAGAGTGAGATGATACGATATACATTTCTTTTAGTATTACAAAGTGTATATAATGatattatttcttatttatGTTGAACTACTTTGAATTTGTAGTATTTAATAAGTAAAAATCATATGACCCATGAGTCGAGAAGGGAGAAGTATGAATCTGTTAGATTACCTTTTATACAATACAACTATTAGTTTGCTGTAATCGTTCTaagttttgttttattaatgagAATGTACATTTTTGTTGATCAGAACttatgaaatactccctccgtcccaaggaagatgactcatTCCTTGGGGCACATAacttatgcagttttattttgtgtgtcagataaagagaataaagtaagaaaaggtaataaagtagagataaagggGATTCTGTTTTTAGTAAGGAGTCATTTTgggtgggacaaactaaaaatgaaattgggTCGTCTTCGGTGAGATGGATGAAGtattaatttattgaaattgtaatttgtttgatgactattttatattcttttcattttaaatgtgAAAAACATTATACTCTACCCGtaccaactaagttgagtcgtattcctttttgtaatgtcccaactaagttgagtcatttctttttttgacaaaaaacaaaacatccaatctctattactttattccatcaacTACTCTACTAtgtctttatctttcctactctattcctccctcttacttttcaacacaatttcttaatctccgtgcccaaaattTTTATCTCGACTTAgttggaatggagggagtattaattagcatttgtatttttttatttgtaaatacTTGAAATATAAACATATGTATATTTACTAAAGtgttaatatatactcccttcgtcccactctaaatgacactttctaaatatagaaacatcactctttCTACTTTCCCCCCTCTCTTATCTTATTCTCTACTTTTGCAAGATCGTGCTATACTTGCTCCCACGTTGTATGTTGTTGATGAGGTTAACAAGTTCTTGAGAAGATGCTTGATTTCTATGTTTTGTTAATCGAATTTATAATGAACTATTTACCttttcaaataatttaatttatttactttggtATTTAGTATTTCTCAATCTCTtgtttgtatatcttattctatttctatttttccCTCATGTCCTTTCGTTATAGTGGATTGTTAGATGTAgaagtatgttttttaaatctttataaTCTTATTAATACAAACTTTAAATAGTTTCTATTCTTAATTTGCaataatttttacattttttctatatattttttaatttggtttaattctttttaattatattttcttgttttttgaaaattatttgtCCCGTAGATAGCACGGGTGGTAGCACTAGTGGATATATAAAGACAAGATTGAGATGGTACCGTCGAAAATTGATATAGGAATTGGGACAAATGTGGATATCCAATCCTGTGCTCAAAGATCCGCCCATCTTTTGTAGCAAACTCCATCTTTGCTACCGAAAAACTAATAATTGGTCCGACGAAGATTAAGAAGGCGATTGTGAAGCTTGTGTTGCCGATAAACATGTTCAACTTATCTCTTCTAGTTGTTCTGTCtagttattttctttctttttttttcaatttctttgtTTTATTGTGCAAGGATTTGCTGAATTTCTCTTCTTATTGTACTATGATATTCCTCCAATCTCATTTCACATCCTTCATCCCAGTTTCCATTTTGTGGCTATTCAACTCAAATTTTATGTACTAAGACTTGATTGATTCATGATTGTTCAAAAATTTTTGTCGAAACCTGAAAGTTATACTACTATTGTAGTATTGTATGTGTATAATAAAGCAAATCTAAATGAAGAAATAGCATTGATTCACGTCGAATTTATCAGCAACTCAAAGCTTCGTCTTATATTCTACTAATATGAGGAGCCAGACAGGTTTTTAGAGTTGCAAATAAGGTTATGCTGCTAACCGAACAACATGCTCCAACCGGGAGAAGAAGAAATGCGCTTACATTCATAGCAACATGTGCAAACTTACATGACTGCTGTAAAAGGAATAAATGTGCTTACATCTACCAAATTTCAAAACAATCACTAAGCAGACATATATGTTTGGTGAAGCCCTCTGCATTGTTTATAAGATTCAAACACTATGAATAACAGCAGAACTTTATAACTTAATACTCGTAGTACTTAAGATGCTGTACTGATCCATGGGCTAGAACGATTTATTTTCGTGTAACTTCTTCAATCTCGCTCTAATGTAATCATTCCGGGCTTGGAGTCGAGCTTGTTGAGGAGCAGCATTAACATGAGAAAGGTGCAAACCATATCCAAATAACGAGCAACCAAAAAGGAAGAACGCTGTCGTAGCTGCGATCTTTTTAGGTGTAGCCTCAAAACATACCACCATCTCAAATCTTTCCTCCTTCAACTACTAAACATAGCAGAAAAATCAATCACCTTCCCACATTAATGCAATATGCAAGAAGAGGTTTTAATGCATATAACTAATAAGATTAGCTATTTGGCTTTACAGGACTCAGCTCAGCAGTTAAAGTGTCATAACAAGTAGAGGTTGTTCACAAATTAGGCACAAATAAATGTTGAATTAACTGATATATCTCTATATACATCGCTGTTCTTCATAGGAAGCTGAGCAAATAAGTTGTTGAGAAAGAGATGGAAATATCGACATATACTCCTACTTATTAGAACGCTTTATCTGTCAAATCCCAGACTATTAAAAATTAGGGTTCCTTTTGATTTTCGATTTCACCATTCAAATTAAATGCTTGAATTTTAGAATCAAATCAATGTCGATCGAGCGAAAAGTAAAGCAAGATAGGCATTTTATGAGTTTACCGATTAGAGATAACGGCGGCGGTGGCGTTCCGACAGGCGGCGGTGCAGATGAGATtaattgagaagaagaagaagaagaaggtaaaTGAATTCCGTGAAACGAACATTTCAatgggaaaatcgggtttatggggcactttacactaaagattacgtaaatgtacccattttgttatctattccaaaaatgggaaaaacgccaaccacattggcgtttctattagtaaaaacgccaacctcattggcgtttatcttcgcgtcgtattggaggtgtattttcgccaaatacagcggcgggaaaaaacgccaatgaagttggcgtgttttaaggtaaaacgccaatgtagttggcgtgtttaattaataaaaacgccactgaggttggcgtgttatgcttaaaaacgccaatttgagcggcgtgtttctgttgaaccatatccttatcagatctcccccaacatcgcgaccctaaacactttccctcctcaaaacgcgaaaacccttcccaaacgcataaaaacctttcgctcaggtcgacccggtggtggatttaagcgtggatattttgaatttggctaattctttcaaccattagtccttctaatcggttagtatatcaaattttagactcattcttctaaacattagtcttccaatatttgattgattgttgtgataatatatattgtagtgtaattaatataatagtttgaccaattattatgggtacactaatattttgatggattattatgatagtatatattttaatggaaatattttgaccaattgttatgctattatatgttatagtatattttatggattgttatgataatacatattgtagtgtatttaatagaattattttgtcaattttttggctgactctacataatgatgaatgtaaaaataatacatatttatttgtgttttacattattgca
Encoded here:
- the LOC121754335 gene encoding LOW QUALITY PROTEIN: probable alpha-amylase 2 (The sequence of the model RefSeq protein was modified relative to this genomic sequence to represent the inferred CDS: inserted 1 base in 1 codon), yielding FALQAFNWESHKHDWWRNLEQKIPDIAKSGFTSAWLPPPTHSFAQEGYLPQNLYSLNSSYGSENLLKALLNKMKTHKVRAMADIVINHRVGTXQGHYGMYNRYDGIPLSWDERAVTCCTGGKGNKSTGDNFNGVPNIDHTQDFVRKDIKDWLRWLRNSVGFQDFRFDFARGYSPKYVKEYIEGAKPIFSVGEYWDSCNYKGTYLEYNQDSHRQRIINWIDSTGQQSAAFDFTTKGILQQAVKGELWRLRDPKGQPPGVMGWWPSRAVTFLDNHDTGSTQAHWPFPSNHIMEGYVYILTHPGIPSVFYDHFYDWGSSYHDQIVKLIGIRRNQGITSRSPITILEARPNLYAANIGDKIAMKIGDGSWSPSGKEWTLATSGNRYAVWRK